The genomic stretch TGTTGATCGGCCAGTAATGCACTTTTCATGTAGTTGTCCGATGCAGTGATGCCTTGAACACCGTTGTACAGAAATCTGCTACGGCATAAGCATTACACATTGCGCTGTCCTACACAAGCTACCAATGGTTGGATGCACACACTAAGAGCCACAGAAGTGACTCCCATCCTCACCATTATGGGCCTCTCCAGTCACGGTGCCCTCTCCAGCAGGATTGCCGTCCTGGTCCCTCCACTTCCAGTCAATGCCACGCACCACCCGCGCCCCAGGAACGATGTACTTCATAACCTGAGAACGAAAGAGACGGCGCTGTCGTCTCAAGTTGGCCTCTGCCTCCTTCACTGCTTTACCTGACAATGCAGAACAAACCTTGACTGATAGGAAATATGAGCAGAGACAAAGCAGcatcaaattaaaaaaagcatGCAATTAAGGATGgtcatttttcttttgtgaTACTGTAGAAAACTTAAAATTGACATGTTTGCTAAAGAGCTATATTTAAAGGACTTCCAGTTCATTTGTTAATCATTTAATTTACGTAATTTTTTGGACCATGTTATTAATGTCATAAGTTGATCTACCGGTGAATAGACTCTCTGGTAAAAAAACCCCcaccaaacataaaaaaaaaaaaaaaaaaaaaacaccctgtATATAGAGTAGCGCATAACTGAATCTTCAGCATTGCCATTATGGTGCTTTGGGAGCCAAATCCCAAccgaaaaaataaacaaataaataaataaatcaattgtGTTAGGTTACTGCAATCAGGTCAGTCACATGCCAAATATTCACATACGGACAAGAAACAACTCTTTGAGTAAGTGTAAATACTATAAGTGAATAACAATATGACAAAGTGTAGTATTAGAAATTATTGGCACTTACCCAGCTGGTCCTCACACACACCAGTAACGGTGCCATATATCTCTAGACCAGACAGGGAGAGGTAGTGTGTTTGTCCGCTAGCATTCTTCCCCATCTGTTTAATACGAATGTGTCTCCAGCCCTGCTTCTCATCTTTGGATGGATCCAGAGGCCATGTGGCTGTCGACCTAATGCAATAAGATGAGTCATATTAGTAGGTTCACAAAGTAAATATAGCACAATCATTGCAGACTCCAAAATACTGGTTATAGCACACATACCCTGGCTCATTGAGAGAGCTGTCATCCACATGAGTGTAGAGTGTCATCCAGTTCTGACCATCTTTGGACACTTGAAACACCCAATTCCGGAGGGCAGATCGACCATATCCACGAGCATGGCGAAGTGTGTATGCAGAAGGGATGACCCATAAACCAAGGTCGATGGCAAACCATGCATTTTTATCATCGTTGGTGTGACAGTTGAGGGCTGAGCTGTCTCTGCTCAGGATGTCTTCAAGTCGGCCATAAGGCAAGTttctgccctcggaggaggtcACAACCACTAATCCATAAGCAGCGGGGTTCACCCATTCATATGCAGTCCTGTGGACAAGATCATCTTCCTTATGCACATCATTTTGTCTAAATGGGCAATATTGGGGTTTAGAGTTTGATGATAAACTTTGTTGATCATTTAAAAAGATTTAATTGAAATTGGTCATGCAAAAATGGACAAATGCTCACTTTGCATTGGTGCCAATCCAGTACACAATTCCGTTCTCATCAAAGTCATGCTGGTGCCTGAAGATGAAGCTCTGGCCTTCTCTGAGCTTCCTAACAAAGATGAATGAGGACCTGTCAAAGTCATACCATTGCTTGGCCACCTAGGGAAAGAGAGGAGACAAAGTTAAAATTCTCTCTCCAATGCCTATGGGGATACAGCTGagtaaatatagaataatagaagaaataaaacaaaaaagcttTCCTACCATCTTGAGCAGATACTGCTCCAGTGACTCAACAGTGGCCAGTGGCTCCATCTTTAGCATTCTACCAGTACGATCAATCAGGGCTGTTTCACCAGGAGCACGCTCCAAGCGGAAGCGTAACCTCCTTGTCAGAATCTATCACGACAGAAAGAGATTTTAATGAAATGACAATTTATAATGAAAGATGTCACCGTTTCACATGCaccaaaccaaaaataaacatCCAAACAGAGACTGACCTGTAAATTATACGTTGAGCCTGGTGTATCATATAAGTGTAGAGGTAGCCGCTCTATTGACTCCAACACAGCTATCAGTTTGCGGATTAAGGCAACTGCGGGTCGGCTGGAGGGCAGAAATAATTAAATGcatgacaaacaaaaacaaatttgctCAACATGTCCAAACCAGAAAAAGAACTTTCTGGTTGAGactcagatatatatatatatagggaagAGATCACTTTAGCATGCAGAGCCTGGGTAGGACACAATGACCTAATGTGTAACAGAAGATATTCTTTACCTTTCATCATCTTCATTTTCAGTAAACGCAGTCTTGAACACATTTATTCTTTCCATCAGAGGCTTACAATCATGTTTCATGTCTAGATCCACACTCTGTGAGGCAAACACGTAAAAAAGTAATGAGTATTGGGAATAAAAGCTGACAACACGTTTACAACTGACATTAATGTAGTCGCGTGTGACTCACATTGCTGAGGACAGTAAAAAGTGCTTGCACGAGGCCACTGCTGCACATTTCATATGGAGAAATAGTGTTCTCATCTTTGAGAACGACAATTAAATTTTCCAGAGCTGTTTTCATGAGGTCTCGCCATGTGTTTTCACCTTCAATGAGgcactgaaagaaaaaaacagaagaaTAATCATACTCCCTGTTGTCGTCTTTTGACCTCAACTACATGGAAACTAAAAATAAACTGTGACAAAGTTTATCGTAATTATACCTGTCTGTTAGTATGTAACTCCCAAGCAGACTCTAGCTGGGTGGCGATGTTTCTCAGTGTGACCACTACACCTCTCGGCATACTCTCCACAGCCTTGAAGTGATCGTCATACAGATCTCTGGCCATGGTTTTCACCTACAGAAACATAGGTGGAAAAAGAATGTTTGCTAATTTCATGCAATAtactaccgtttaaaagtttggggtcagtacactttttttttttttaagcaaggATGTACAAAATTGATcaaagtgacagcaaagacatttataatgttacaaaaggtttctaattcaaataaatgttattcttttgaactttttattcataaagAATCCTGATGTAAtacatcatggtttccacaaacaatgtggggaaaaaaaaaaaaaaaaaaaaaaaaccttaagcaacaaatcagcatatcagaatgatttctaaaggatcatgtgacactgaaggccatgtttacacctggtattaagaagTACTTTGgttgatcagatcacaagtggatgacgcTAAATACAGGGGTAGACggggtctaaaatgttttaaacttgtccactttcaaccacttcaaGAGGTAGTTGAAAATGCATTTGACCGGATTGCTTCCGTagtcagggttgccaggttcaCAACAAAATCCACCCAtctgctactcaaaactagcccaatcgtgTTTTCGGaggggttcccctggtaaaattcgcattccaagGGCTAATAATCATGTTATTTGGAGTTGCTTCAAccaacatgaaaaacaacccacggcaacagttaaagtagcccaattccacgggaaaaccgcagacttggcaacactgttcaTAGTGTAGATACTCATGTGGTCGAACAGCTGCGAAAGACCCTATTCTCTCCTCCTACTTAAggtgtaaacattatgggaagcatgccagccagacgggatttaaactctgtcggctgaagacccacatttggtttgaagacgaaaaatATAACAAGATAATTCTCTCACCATTCTTGATTTCTAACATGCACTCACAGCATTCTGCGTGGTCTTGCAGCTATTAGAGCAGAAACAACAGCTGCtgctctccgtatgtttttcTGTTGTCTCTGTgcgcgttcatatgtaaattgatTAGTCTGTAAATTAAAAGATCTAAAAAAAACCTTACATTTaccctccccttgaagaaatcaggacagaagtggttgaaagtggacaagagatggattaaaaaaaacaaaaaaacaggtgTAAATAGCTGTCTCCCTTCGTCATCTTAATACTAGATGTAAACAGGGCTGaagacctcaaacttttgaacagttttgcAGCCATGGCTCAAATAGGCATAGTTAAATTTACAAGTCATGCTCTAAAGGATAtgaatgcaaataaatgctcaGTAGTCATACCTTCTGTTTAGTTTTTTCCAATTTGGATTTAAGCTTTCTTCCTCGCTTACCAGTCCAGCCAGTAACAAACTCGGACCCTATTACAAACAGAGGAACCAATAATTGAGTGACTTAGGAAAGATACTGACAAAACAGATGCTTTTAATCTACTATCCCAAACTTACCTAGAGAGGTTtctgctgtgaaagagtgcTTAGTGCCTCGGTTCGACTCAAACACAAAGCCCGGTAGGTCCTCTTTGAGGATGGTGGCCTGCTGGCCATCTGAGTTATGGATGGCAATCTCACCCTCTTTCAGACAAGTGAGAGACCAGTTGCCCACAGTGAGTTTGGTGGGACCTTGTGTGGACAGGATGGGCTGACTGGCTGTCACTGGTTTGACCTGACTCCTGGCACGCTGCAGCTTTTCCAAAAACTCACTTCTGCTCTCTACAGGAAGGAGCAAAAGAAAGCATCAGCTACTACATTGTACAAGTGTCAATCGTAATTTAACAAAGCAACACTATCTGATTTAACTGCTGTCAAGAactaattttgttttttcattgatCGATGAGTCTGTTTTGGCAGGAGACCTACCCGAGCTGTCAGAGCCACCCTCTGGGCTTCCACTGGAGTACATGGTGGCCAGTTTACCATCTAGGATGAAGCGGAACCAACCATTGCTTCCATTGGAGAGCTCCAAAGCAGCTGCGTCACTCCAGATATAAAGGCAGTCCCTGCCTCTGATGATGGACCAGTCTCTCCAGTGGTAGGGCTTCCCCTGGTGAATCTCTTTGGCATCTTCTTGTGGTTCATCATCCTTGAAAATAGACATAGATCAACTTCAGAgcaattcataaatatttaagttttaagtttttttttccccctcaaataTTTTAGATATACAAATTAACTGCACAACAATAAAGACATGAATCTGAACAGAGTTGATTCTGACCTTCTCAGGCTTGGCCTCTTCCTCATTTTCATCATCTGACGTGGGTCCTGCCAGAGTGGACACCTTATTAATGACACCCAGCCTGGCAAGCTGATCTAAAAACACGTCACCTCCCTTATCCACTAGATCCCTAATTATCTGAAGTGCCAGCAGGtgaccatcatcatcatcctgtGAGGGAGAAGAAAGGTCAGTAAGACTTAAAAATAGCCCTATTAAAATTTCagggagggaaaaaaacccccaaaaaaacaacatcatCAAGAGGGAAAGAAAATTATCTGACCTCTTGATCCAGGACAGTCGCAGTGATCTCCACAAGTACAGTGGGCAAGTTGTGTCCAGCATCAGAGTCACACACTTCCTTAAGTAGAACTTCAGAACTGTAGTGCACCATCTTCCTGATCAGAGCTAAACTAGCTTTCCTGTGAAAGAGATGATAAAAACTGTTATCAAAAGGAAAGCATTAACGCCCTGCTGACCGTTGGCTCCAAAATGCAAAACATATAGCACTAAACTGGTTGTCttcattttgaaaatgtacttTAGCACTGATGGCCCACTCAAACCCCTCACCTTATTGAAGGCAGCATGGTTTGCTGAAAAGTCTGTGCAAATACTGGGAGTAGCCTTTTCAGGTAGATAGGCGCCATCTCAGGGTCACCTTTTGGCTCGCTgccctcttcctcttctttatTAACATCCTTCTTTTTCTTGTCATCCCCCTTGTTGACAGGGCACATCCAGTCTCCTGCATCACACATAACAAGAAACTCTTTATTTGGAAAATCTAAGAAATCCCCTAGAAGTCAACATTACAAAATTAGTGGTGAGTGACTGCATTAAAGCACAAGGGTGTAATTTCTATGCCACCAGTGTCACCACCATAAAGAAGTGCAAAATTAACAGGGCTTTCCAAAATCTCCCTCATCTGCCATTGGTTGTCCAAACAAGCTACTCTGTCCCAAATGTACACTATTGGTTGAGCCAATAATGCTTTGTCTGACTGATTTGAGATGCTTAAATGACAAGAGCAATGTTCTGATTACACCATATAGTCTCAGTGTTGACATTTTTTCAGGGAAAATTAGCATACAAAAAGTTTACACTTGCCTCCGCATACTAAGCAgggatataaaaaaaaatattttaacattttaaaaaatacatacttTAGCTTCAATCTTCTGAAGCTTTTACTTTCAAATAGCAGAAGGGAAACAacaattttatttgtgtaaGTGATACCAGTGGTTAACTGAAATGCCATGAAGTGAAGATAAAAGCTGATGGACTCACCAGGTGATTGGAGAATTGCTACAACCTCACTGTGTCCCCTCTCTCTTGCTTTGTCTAAAGGAGTTTTACCATCTTCATCTCTCAGGTCAGGGTTGGCCCCATGGCGCAGTAAAGTCTATTGGAAAAAACATTtgccataaaaataaatatattaaaaacaatgtATAATGAATATACAAAGACTTGGtcacatgacaaacactttaCCTTGGCTACTTGTGGCCTGCCAAAACAGGCAGCATAGTGCAGAGAGGATGACCTCTGGCCTCTATTGACATCAGCACCTCTCTCACAGAGGAACTCCACCTTAATCAGGCCAGAATACAGTGTGAGATCTTCAATCCTCAGAAAACAATGTTCATCTGTTGCACTGACCCCATTCTTCTAACTTATACAAGCTAACACCAGACCAAGAGGATCAAATCAGGTTGTATTAGTGTTCATTATGCATGGCATTTGTAACACTTCTGCTAATGGTGCATGAGCCAGAATTACAATCTTGCCATTTCAGCCGTGTCTCCTCCACATTACCATACTGCACAATGTTAGAAAAATGCGGTCCTAAATTTAGCATGTAACCTTTAGACATAAGTCAGAGGTTTGTTTGCTCATGCTGCACTGTGTCTAAAGGCAAAATCTTGCAACAtgtgcactgaaaaaaaaaaaaaaaaaaacagcttcaAATTTctagatatttattaaaaaaaaaaaaaaaaaaaggcctacCATTTCTTGTGTTCCAAAAGCAGATGCCCAGTTCAAGAGAGTCTGTCCAACATCATCCATGAAATTCACTTCAAATGCTTACAGGGggaagagaaaaaaagtaaacagTACAAGTCAGTTAGGATGTCACCTCAGAGCAACAGAAGCCATTAAAGTCCATCCATTCTCTACCCCCTctctcatttacatttatatccCCCCACTCCAATATTGATCTTGCATGCACTACTTAAACACTTACCACCGGTGTCAATGGCATCAATGAGAGCATCGGTGTCTTTGCTGCGTATACAGTCAATAAGCTGTCGGTGGGAGCGTTCCCCGGAACTGTCGAGACGCCGCAGACCAGGGATGCGGCCGGTAGAACCAGCTGTGGATTTGGGCAAAGCCTTGCGGCCCTCAAAGAGCAGCACCAACAGTAAGTCCACCAGCCGCATGGTGTCCAGCACGCAGCGTTCATCCCCCTGCAGAGCACTCTCCATAGAGTCAGGCAGCTCTGAGCGCAGGAGATCCTGAAGGAGGAGAGGAAACACAAATATCCATAAATGTAACCAGTGGAAACTGGGatttcaaatacatttcagAAATCTCCTCTTGCAATGTTCtgtcacaaaagaaaaaaaaaaaaaaaaaaaaaaggaggaaacacaCAGTACTTGTGACATCTAGCAAATGGCAGGAATATTTCTGTGAATATACATCTTACATGTGTGACAAGTGGTGAGCCTCTGCAGAGTGTAGACAGCAGGCTAACAATGGTAGACACTTGGTTGCTCAGTTTAGAGTCTGCAGCAGATGGAGCGGCTCCACTAGAGGTCCTGCCAGGCTTGCAGGTGGAGGAGGGTCCAGATGCCGTCCCTCCTGCCGCAGCCATACGGGACAGCAGCTCTTCTGTCAGTCCGTGCTTAGCTAATGGGGCTGGGTCAACTCCACGTCGTGTAAACCTGTCCGCTAGTGAAGCGAAGCAGCGCAGAGCTCCATCAGACACCTGTGGATTTCACCAGGACAATTACCATTAGTTCTTCATGTACACACGGGAGGGGGGGGGACTGATCTACAACCTGATTTTAATTCTATTAAAATCAACAGTTACTTCCactataccattcaaaagtttggggtcagtacgatttttttttttttttttaaagaaagacatgaatacttttattcagcaaggatgcattaaatttatcaaagaGAGTAAAagccatttataatgttacaaaatatttatatttcaattaaatgctgtTTATTTGAACATTCTTTGCATCAAAGAACcctgaaaaaatgttttgtgagtttccacaaaaatattaagcagcacaattgtttgcaacactgataaaaaaaaattttttcaccaaatcagcatattacaatgatttctgaaggatcgtgtgactgaagactggaggtaAAGGCTactaaaatggaaaacagttattttaaattgtaatatttcacaatattactgtttttactgtattttttatcaaaaatgcagttttggtgagcataagagactttaaaacaaattttaaaaattgtaatgaccccaaacttttgaatgggagCATAATTTTAAATTCTGAACAACTTAAATTTCAGTCCGTTCCTCACAAAATgctaaatacaaaataaagcacACAAGTTTCTGGTCATGTACTACCTGGTGGTCTTCATGTTTCAGCAGACTAGAGAGGGACTCCACACATGTCTCAAGGGAAGAGTCCTGTGGCTCCATCTTACTGCAGAGGCGAGAAACTACTGCCATGGCAGAGTGCAATGTGTCCTTGTGCACAAGATGACCGCTGTCCCTAATGAAGCTCAGCACACAGTTCAGTCCACCTGCTTCAAATACAGCTCCAGACTCCCGTGTGCAGATCAGCTCCAGAACCTGATGACACCAGACAATATATGGTATGACCATCATGCATTGtggaatttaaataaataaattgaaaaatgtCTGAAAGTCAAAACAGCCAATATAGCAATATTTACCTTTACACATTGCTCAGCCAGATCTCTGCTGGTCCTGTTGTTGAGCTCCACCACCACCAGCCGGTTACACAGGGCTTTAATGGCTCCATCTACTCCCACAATCCTGCGGGTACATTCAGCGGACACATCCAGGTAGTAGGTGATGGCCCTGGCTGTCACTTCCAGCACATTATCTGGTGCGCTCTCATCCAGGAAGATCTTACACAGAGCTGGGAGAAATGTGCGTGGAGGACACCTACGGTGGCGAGACAGCAGtgtcaaaagtgaaatgaaggTACAATATGGAAGAACAATGTTGAATAGCACAATGGCaatatgcaatgcaataaaCCAGATGTGCCAAATCAATTATTTAAAGCCagaaaatgtgtattttctttgtgtagttaatgttaatcaaacaacaacaacaacaacaacaaaaatcattcactgctcttgactgaataacttttgtaactttaataaggattaatctatatttaatttacacagtgaAGGCTATGTCGTGTTATTTTACAATTGATTTCATTTGTAtgtttgttctattgtatttatttgtgctatagCTCAATTTGATTATTGGCTTGTTTTTATTACTGACAGTTTACTTACAATATTTCACATTtacaatatttgaaaatgtgtaTGAGTTCAGCTGGTAGTTTTTGGTGTCAATCTTATTAAGGTAACCCTACTTATTAACCTTATTTTTTTAAGGTTACgggtcaaaaacaacaaaaacataataactaggcctattttattttatttatttattacttttttgtggtggggccagtgaaaattttggtgggacaagaaaaaaaaaaattgactggGTCAGTTgaaaaaaatccttagcgttgagcccTGAATAACATTCTGGAAAAACCAGTAATATCCATCATTAATGACAATTAATGGGGCTGGGTATTAACAAATTTCATGATTTGATTTCAATTCACAAGCTCGTGATTTGATTAAATTCTTATTTCTACTCTATTAGATTCAAATTGGTACAGTGtatggcaaattttctcaagggggaaaagaaaaaaaaaaactcttaatgATGTAAAATTATACAGGGAACCCCAGTTGGTATATTcctataatattaaaatttaaaaataaattatttgtatagGCTACTTATGTTTAAATTACATtaggaagtttttttttttttttaaataatgttataataactttttaaatgacaattttaataGTATTATTAATAGTACAGAGGAAGAGATAATCAGTTCACTTGGGCTCCATGCTGCTGCTTTGCTTGAAcaacagcgatctgtcacgccacaaaGACTGCCAAATGGTGTTTATTATCtgaattttgtaataaaattgacagaaaaaGTAATTCTAACCCTAACTGAAAACAGCACAGACAAAAAGAT from Megalobrama amblycephala isolate DHTTF-2021 linkage group LG5, ASM1881202v1, whole genome shotgun sequence encodes the following:
- the hectd1 gene encoding E3 ubiquitin-protein ligase HECTD1 isoform X9: MADVDPDTLLEWLQMGQGDERDMQLIALEQLCMLLLMSDNVDRCFETCPPRTFLPALCKIFLDESAPDNVLEVTARAITYYLDVSAECTRRIVGVDGAIKALCNRLVVVELNNRTSRDLAEQCVKVLELICTRESGAVFEAGGLNCVLSFIRDSGHLVHKDTLHSAMAVVSRLCSKMEPQDSSLETCVESLSSLLKHEDHQVSDGALRCFASLADRFTRRGVDPAPLAKHGLTEELLSRMAAAGGTASGPSSTCKPGRTSSGAAPSAADSKLSNQVSTIVSLLSTLCRGSPLVTHDLLRSELPDSMESALQGDERCVLDTMRLVDLLLVLLFEGRKALPKSTAGSTGRIPGLRRLDSSGERSHRQLIDCIRSKDTDALIDAIDTGAFEVNFMDDVGQTLLNWASAFGTQEMVEFLCERGADVNRGQRSSSLHYAACFGRPQVAKTLLRHGANPDLRDEDGKTPLDKARERGHSEVVAILQSPGDWMCPVNKGDDKKKKDVNKEEEEGSEPKGDPEMAPIYLKRLLPVFAQTFQQTMLPSIRKASLALIRKMVHYSSEVLLKEVCDSDAGHNLPTVLVEITATVLDQEDDDDGHLLALQIIRDLVDKGGDVFLDQLARLGVINKVSTLAGPTSDDENEEEAKPEKDDEPQEDAKEIHQGKPYHWRDWSIIRGRDCLYIWSDAAALELSNGSNGWFRFILDGKLATMYSSGSPEGGSDSSESRSEFLEKLQRARSQVKPVTASQPILSTQGPTKLTVGNWSLTCLKEGEIAIHNSDGQQATILKEDLPGFVFESNRGTKHSFTAETSLGSEFVTGWTGKRGRKLKSKLEKTKQKVKTMARDLYDDHFKAVESMPRGVVVTLRNIATQLESAWELHTNRQCLIEGENTWRDLMKTALENLIVVLKDENTISPYEMCSSGLVQALFTVLSNSVDLDMKHDCKPLMERINVFKTAFTENEDDESRPAVALIRKLIAVLESIERLPLHLYDTPGSTYNLQILTRRLRFRLERAPGETALIDRTGRMLKMEPLATVESLEQYLLKMVAKQWYDFDRSSFIFVRKLREGQSFIFRHQHDFDENGIVYWIGTNAKQNDVHKEDDLVHRTAYEWVNPAAYGLVVVTSSEGRNLPYGRLEDILSRDSSALNCHTNDDKNAWFAIDLGLWVIPSAYTLRHARGYGRSALRNWVFQVSKDGQNWMTLYTHVDDSSLNEPGSTATWPLDPSKDEKQGWRHIRIKQMGKNASGQTHYLSLSGLEIYGTVTGVCEDQLVKVCSALSGKAVKEAEANLRRQRRLFRSQVMKYIVPGARVVRGIDWKWRDQDGNPAGEGTVTGEAHNGWIDVTWDAGGSNSYRMGAEGKFDLKLAPGYDPESAPSPKPVSSTVAGTPQSWSSLVKNNCPDKGGSSSTAGASSSSRKGSSSSVCSVASSSDISLSSSRVERRVESLLEQGVGIVGGPPGAEGQEPIVVLSSAEAGSVSSTSTLTAETGSESGERKTPAPDGTSRQSAETTAISMGIVSVSSPDVSSVSESSSKDAASQRPLCSAASARLSVSSLLAAGAPMSSSASVPNLSSREASLMESFVRRAPNMSRTNATNNMNLSRSSSDNNTNTLGRNVMSTATSPLMGAQSFPNLTTTGTTSTVTMSTSIVTSSNNVATATTGLSVGQLLSNTLTTSLTSTSSESDTGQEAEFSLYDFLDSCRANTLLAELDDEEDLPEPDDDDDENEDDNQEEQEYEEVLEEEEYETKGGRRRTWDDDFVLKRQFSALVPAFDPRPGRTNVQQTTDLEIPPPGTPRSEVQEEVECTPSPRLALILKVAGLGTTREVELPLTNYKSTIFYYVQKLLQLSCNGAIKPDKLRRIWEPTYTIMYRELKDSDKERESGKMDFCERGCRSSGLSSGTLSATQSCDILSAAREQAQAKAGSGQSACSVEDVLQLLRILFTIGGEPLSGRTLQEDVEELQFNASPEEFTSKKITTKILQQIEEPLALASGALPDWCEQLTSKCPFLIPFETRQLYFTCTAFGASRAIVWLQNRREATMERSRPSTTVRRDDPGEFRVGRLKHERVKVPRGESMMEWAESVMQIHADRKSVLEVEFQGEEGTGLGPTLEFYALVAAEFQRTSLGIWLCDDDFPDDESRQVDLGGGLKPPGYYVQRSCGLFPAPFPQDSDELERITKLFLFLGIFLAKCIQDNRLVDLPISQPFFKLLCMGDIKSNMSKLLYQNRVESDCHFSEIQSEASTEEGQDTYSVGSFDEDSKSEFILDPPKPKPPAWYHGILTWEDFELVNPHRAQFLKELKALSVKRRQILGNKSLSEDEKNTRLQDLMLRNPMGSGPPLCVEDLGLNFQFCPSSKVHGFSSVDLKSNGEDEMVTMDNAEEYVELMFDFCMHTGIQKQMEAFREGFNRVFPMEKLSSFSHKEVQMILCGNQSPSWTAEDIVNYTEPKLGYTRDSPGFLRFVRVLCGMSSDERKAFLQFTTGCSTLPPGGLANLHPRLTIVRKVDATDASYPSVNTCVHYLKLPEYSSEEIMRERLLAATMEKGFHLN
- the hectd1 gene encoding E3 ubiquitin-protein ligase HECTD1 isoform X7, translated to MADVDPDTLLEWLQMGQGDERDMQLIALEQLCMLLLMSDNVDRCFETCPPRTFLPALCKIFLDESAPDNVLEVTARAITYYLDVSAECTRRIVGVDGAIKALCNRLVVVELNNRTSRDLAEQCVKVLELICTRESGAVFEAGGLNCVLSFIRDSGHLVHKDTLHSAMAVVSRLCSKMEPQDSSLETCVESLSSLLKHEDHQVSDGALRCFASLADRFTRRGVDPAPLAKHGLTEELLSRMAAAGGTASGPSSTCKPGRTSSGAAPSAADSKLSNQVSTIVSLLSTLCRGSPLVTHDLLRSELPDSMESALQGDERCVLDTMRLVDLLLVLLFEGRKALPKSTAGSTGRIPGLRRLDSSGERSHRQLIDCIRSKDTDALIDAIDTGAFEVNFMDDVGQTLLNWASAFGTQEMVEFLCERGADVNRGQRSSSLHYAACFGRPQVAKTLLRHGANPDLRDEDGKTPLDKARERGHSEVVAILQSPGDWMCPVNKGDDKKKKDVNKEEEEGSEPKGDPEMAPIYLKRLLPVFAQTFQQTMLPSIRKASLALIRKMVHYSSEVLLKEVCDSDAGHNLPTVLVEITATVLDQEDDDDGHLLALQIIRDLVDKGGDVFLDQLARLGVINKVSTLAGPTSDDENEEEAKPEKDDEPQEDAKEIHQGKPYHWRDWSIIRGRDCLYIWSDAAALELSNGSNGWFRFILDGKLATMYSSGSPEGGSDSSESRSEFLEKLQRARSQVKPVTASQPILSTQGPTKLTVGNWSLTCLKEGEIAIHNSDGQQATILKEDLPGFVFESNRGTKHSFTAETSLGSEFVTGWTGKRGRKLKSKLEKTKQKVKTMARDLYDDHFKAVESMPRGVVVTLRNIATQLESAWELHTNRQCLIEGENTWRDLMKTALENLIVVLKDENTISPYEMCSSGLVQALFTVLSNSVDLDMKHDCKPLMERINVFKTAFTENEDDESRPAVALIRKLIAVLESIERLPLHLYDTPGSTYNLQILTRRLRFRLERAPGETALIDRTGRMLKMEPLATVESLEQYLLKMVAKQWYDFDRSSFIFVRKLREGQSFIFRHQHDFDENGIVYWIGTNAKQNDVHKEDDLVHRTAYEWVNPAAYGLVVVTSSEGRNLPYGRLEDILSRDSSALNCHTNDDKNAWFAIDLGLWVIPSAYTLRHARGYGRSALRNWVFQVSKDGQNWMTLYTHVDDSSLNEPGSTATWPLDPSKDEKQGWRHIRIKQMGKNASGQTHYLSLSGLEIYGTVTGVCEDQLVKVCSALSGKAVKEAEANLRRQRRLFRSQVMKYIVPGARVVRGIDWKWRDQDGNPAGEGTVTGEAHNGWIDVTWDAGGSNSYRMGAEGKFDLKLAPGYDPESAPSPKPVSSTVAGTPQSWSSLVKNNCPDKGGSSSTAGASSSSRKGSSSSVCSVASSSDISLSSSRVERRVESLLEQGVGIVGGPPGAEGQEPIVVLSSAEAGSVSSTSTLTAETGSESGERKTPAPDGTSRQSAETTAISMGIVSVSSPDVSSVSESSSKDAASQRPLCSAASARLSVSSLLAAGAPMSSSASVPNLSSREASLMESFVRRAPNMSRTNATNNMNLSRSSSDNNTNTLGRNVMSTATSPLMGAQSFPNLTTTGTTSTVTMSTSIVTSSNNVATATTGLSVGQLLSNTLTTSLTSTSSESDTGQEAEFSLYDFLDSCRANTLLAELDDEEDLPEPDDDDDENEDDNQEEQEYEEVLVRSRVNLGYHVHIHREEEEYETKGGRRRTWDDDFVLKRQFSALVPAFDPRPGRTNVQQTTDLEIPPPGTPRSEVQEEVECTPSPRLALILKVAGLGTTREVELPLTNYKSTIFYYVQKLLQLSCNGAIKPDKLRRIWEPTYTIMYRELKDSDKERESGKMDFCERGCRSSGLSSGTLSATQSCDILSAAREQAQAKAGSGQSACSVEDVLQLLRILFTIGGEPLSGRTLQEDVEELQFNASPEEFTSKKITTKILQQIEEPLALASGALPDWCEQLTSKCPFLIPFETRQLYFTCTAFGASRAIVWLQNRREATMERSRPSTTVRRDDPGEFRVGRLKHERVKVPRGESMMEWAESVMQIHADRKSVLEVEFQGEEGTGLGPTLEFYALVAAEFQRTSLGIWLCDDDFPDDESRQVDLGGGLKPPGYYVQRSCGLFPAPFPQDSDELERITKLFLFLGIFLAKCIQDNRLVDLPISQPFFKLLCMGDIKSNMSKLLYQNRVESDCHFSEIQSEASTEEGQDTYSVGSFDEDSKSEFILDPPKPKPPAWYHGILTWEDFELVNPHRAQFLKELKALSVKRRQILGNKSLSEDEKNTRLQDLMLRNPMGSGPPLCVEDLGLNFQFCPSSKVHGFSSVDLKSNGEDEMVTMDNAEEYVELMFDFCMHTGIQKQMEAFREGFNRVFPMEKLSSFSHKEVQMILCGNQSPSWTAEDIVNYTEPKLGYTRDSPGFLRFVRVLCGMSSDERKAFLQFTTGCSTLPPGGLANLHPRLTIVRKVDATDASYPSVNTCVHYLKLPEYSSEEIMRERLLAATMEKGFHLN